A genomic window from Malassezia vespertilionis chromosome 6, complete sequence includes:
- a CDS encoding oxalate--CoA ligase (EggNog:ENOG503P4Z5; COG:S), which yields MLAPLLEYCVEQIALDGEAGTDMARLFAMVDAHITERTGMPPKMDDTYKAYLWKAMLAHPAVRLGTVHAPHAEAKHAARVSVHGKSKSTGIVAPTPLDKHGAQLGPLHTRYGEALRLYLDADVVRRVVTGTDLRTFLSDAAYTVLQLVCRARENGMTVVALGAATAYDQKTVFYLVKTLVERDLVAKFSAPEMGHVSNYVVDKRYLAQNPQWSAQQAAQTAIGEPVWVTTERLALLESGAQHDEKDTGDRAPDARADGLEDVEDAAAAPRLPPALYEHEDEMLAYPLLSEEQSNVWLHSRQDLLTQRLHRLLERSPQHTTPRAWLALRLGLRPCRGLKRAFITYLNRFVHAGLLERVQVQLGNLSPLYVRATPQGLAQRLVLHTDAPPAAETLPRWALQRERTIEWQLHRAVGDAGIGGCTMQNLAAHFGASHEIKRMMEQILGRQAAAPYSPWTLCAPFEQQGRERRIRYYTFCHFCEKCAKDEIDVGVALGYANEAALALASAPVPTSLPGEAHFTSAEAYQSAVHGAQMHTLGFFRDVSGPVPLSQKRKANIDPLTGQAKRGRPRKVAQEPAVEAVCAPHDAAPHDAAPQQDTRTAVPPIPPAPRKNLTLFHRSAALQSIVHRHGGAIDTLDIARLCKESSTHLDFSDRTTRAKVVAFATQHGLLNTTRTQRHADEAHRQRTILYDPDITPSALQTFVQAVAAGDAGWDGSARRMKRAAITADDAGLAAPSMPTTLPWATAEKVAPDADPMDDLGTQRAFARLSHVLRQYYGFPFGRAARLRLFHEAAFGAARHHTVPLAWFWTKATLWTYIALIPVRLQTQAVLRAVTNPTMLNTPLEALPEMLAQRLGVGRQKTYTPRFQRYAAQLCTLGLAEMAPDATLQLATAATLEGQSYALHTLDEARAFWSALRAAHAPLPLPMLHSTHAWQDMFQLKRQQKAFLRRYRTETPCTPALLARLAATIFAPYDAVEAFFAHAPKSKPLAAILAQKVADRRAARESTWDAALAEERAQEALPSARRETLERLLAHQKTRYLGGKTSCTVDELRAQIRSTIAAQRRHTKPRMVRRREHNAIAWSAQHQDTLRDAYVILHHRHLHGAPLDWTALLQCIRADPAYAEHASAAWNTWRARLKQLASAPDEQVYLLLLERAWGAVLKDAHVRGALDASTFPSMTELDLVREIAYLRAHVQKETLMAEHAAEAKRTMLPYVVSPAYAARWQPMLKRASLALPNETLPMVHRLHMQRAHAFSTSMYAFAHDRDKRAVGARAGVYDAAVKMLAETGNAAWRTCLDEDLLEAGLARMLAQKMVRFVERGERRALAFTDEFLRLLHAPLSQTQAAAAAAVHALPLHAHPAASEGETAAWIQLLADGAVRPTLDTAPLGALRQRSQLNARTLDDVETECSVALARTKALPAPVACNAPCVWPTGRLAHGLLRSALERAGPDGLPVAQLAPSMHDAARNALEAHEVLVTGYDTSRLVLAEHAEAWAVPLLEHGHTFPRTWRDVHGNVNEHVWRQRLALVLAWVTARPGLSFAHLLVQLGGSVDRAELWELMCASAETGRITVRPYGGDYRLCSDAEIALDVGDGAYWFQDAESV from the coding sequence ATgctggcgccgctgctggagTACTGCGTGGAGCAAATCGCGCTGGACGGCGAGGCAGGCACGGACATGGCGCGGTTATTTGCGATGGTCGACGCGCATATCACCGAGCGGACCGGGATGCCGCCAAAGATGGACGACACGTACAAAGCATACCTGTGGAAAGCCATGCTTGCACACCccgccgtgcgcctcggcacggtccatgcgccgcacgcggaggccaagcacgcggcgcgcgtatCTGTGCACGGAAAAAGCAAATCCACAGGCATTGTGGCGCCTACGCCGCTGGACAAACACGGTGCACAGCTTGGGCCCTTGCACACGCGCtacggcgaggcgctgcgcctgtaTTTGGACGCGGAtgtggtgcggcgcgtcgtcaCCGGCACGGACCTGCGCACGTTTCTCTCTGATGCGGCGTACACGGTTCTGCAGCTtgtatgccgcgcgcgcgagaacGGGATGACTGTCgttgcgctgggcgccgcTACGGCCTACGACCAAAAAACCGTCTTTTACCTGGTCAAAACGCTGGTCGAGCGCGATCTTGTCGCCAAGTTTTCGGCGCCGGAGATGGGCCACGTGTCGAACTATGTCGTGGACAAGCGGTATCTTGCGCAGAATCCCCAGTGGAGTGcccagcaagcggcgcagacggcGATCGGCGAGCCTGTGTGGGTCACGACAGAGCGCCTGGCGCTCTtggagagcggcgcgcagcacgacgaAAAAGATACCGGCGACAGGGCGCCTGATGCACGAGCGGACGGGCTTGAGGACGTCGaggacgccgccgcggcgccgcgcctgccgcCCGCGCTCTACGAGCACGAGGACGAGATGCTCGCATACCCCCTCCTCAGCGAGGAACAGAGCAATGTATGGCTGCACTCGCGCCAGGACCTCTTGACGCAGCGACTCCACcgcttgctcgagcgctcgccgcagcacacgacgccgcgcgcatggctcgcactgcgcctcggcctGCGCCCGTGCAGAGGCCTGAAGCGCGCATTTATCACCTACCTGAACCGCTTTGTGCACGCGGggctgctcgagcgcgtgcaggtGCAGCTGGGCAATTTATCGCCGCtgtacgtgcgcgcgacgccccAAGGcctcgcccagcgcctcgtcctgcACACGGACGCTCCGCCTGCCGCGGAGACGTTGCCGCgttgggcgctgcagcgcgagcggacGATTGAGTGGCAGCTGCACCGTGCCGTTGGCGATGCGGGCATCGGCGGATGCACGATGCAGaatcttgcggcgcatttcgGCGCGTCCCACGAGATCAAGCGGATGATGGAGCAGATCCTTGGACGCcaagccgccgcgccataCTCGCCATGGacgctctgcgcgccgttcgAGCAACAAgggcgcgagcggcgcatccggTACTATACCTTTTGCCATTTCTGCGAAAAGTGCGCAAAAGACGAGATCGACGtgggcgtcgcgctggggTACGCAAacgaggcggcgcttgcgcttgcgagCGCGCCGGTGCCCACGAGCCTGCCCGGCGAAGCGCACTTTACGAGCGCGGAAGCGTAccaaagcgccgtgcacggcgcgcagatgcaCACACTTGGCTTCTTTCGCGACGTGAGCGGCCCCGTGCCCCTGTCGCAAAAGCGCAAAGCAAACATCGACCCCCTCACTGGCCAAGCGAAGCGCGGCCGGCCGCGCAAAGTGGCACAGGAGCCAGCGGTGGAGGCAGTTTGCGCAccgcacgacgctgcaccgcacgacgctgcgccgcagcaagacACGCGCACCGCAGTGCCGCCCATACCTCCTGCGCCACGCAAGAACCTCACGCTGTTccaccgcagcgccgcgctccaaagcattgtgcaccgccacggcggcgccattGACACGCTTGATATTGCGCGTCTGTGCAAAGAAAGCAGCACGCATCTCGACTTTTCCGaccgcacgacgcgcgccaaagtAGTCGCGTTTGCCACGCAGCACGGCCTGCTGAACACCACGCGCACACAGCGCCACGCGGACGAAGCACACAGGCAGCGCACGATTTTGTACGACCCTGATATAACGCCGTCTGCACTGCAAACGTTTGTGCAGGCCGTCGCGGCGGGCGACGCTGGCTGGGACGGCAGCGCCCGGCGCATGAAACGCGCCGCGATCACGGCCGACGACGCGGgccttgccgcgccatCGATGCCGACGACGTTGCCGTGGGCCACTGCGGAAAAGGTGGCGCCGGACGCGGACCCTATGGACGACcttggcacgcagcgcgcatttgcgcgtCTTTCGCACGTCCTGCGGCAGTACTATGGCTTCCCCtttggccgcgccgcgcgcctccgTCTATTCCACGAGGCGGCattcggcgcggcgcgccaccACACGGTCCCGCTCGCATGGTTCTGGACCAAAGCCACCCTCTGGACCTACATTGCGCTCATCCCCGTCCGCCTCCAGACCCAAGCGGTGCTGCGTGCGGTTACGAATCCCACGATGCTCAACACgccgctcgaggcgctgccCGAGATGCTggcacagcgcctcggcgtcgGCCGCCAGAAGACCtacacgccgcgcttccaACGCTATGCCGCACAGCTGTGCACTTTGGGCCTCGCCGAGATGGCGCCCGACGCAACGCTCCAGCTCGCCACCGCGGCCACCCTCGAGGGCCAGTCctatgcgctgcacacgctcgacgaggcgcgcgccttttggtcggcgctgcgcgccgcacacgcaccgcttCCGCTCCcgatgctgcacagcacccACGCATGGCAGGATATGTTCCAGCTCAAGCGCCAGCAAAAAGcgttcctgcgccgctacCGCACCGAGACGCCGTGCACACCCGCACTGCTGGCACGCCTTGCTGCTACCATATTTGCGCCGTACGACGCGGTAGAGGCcttttttgcgcacgcgcccaAATCCAAACCCCTCGCCGCGATtctcgcgcaaaaagtcgcggaccgccgcgcagcgcgcgagtcGACGTGGGATGCAGCACtcgccgaggagcgcgcaCAGGAAGCActgccaagcgcacggcgcgagacgctcgagcgcctcctTGCCCACCAAAAGACGCGCTACCTGGGCGGCAAAACGAGCTGCACcgtggacgagctgcgtgcCCAGATACGCTCCACGATTGCCGCACAGCGACGGCACAccaagccgcgcatggtgcgccgccgagaACACAACGCCATCGCATGGAGTGCACAGCACCAGGACACCCTGCGCGATGCGTACGTCATTCTGCACCACCGCCAtctgcacggcgcgccgctggactGGACCGCACTCTTGCAGTGCATTCGCGCGGACCCTGCGTACGCCGAGCatgcgagcgccgcgtggaatacatggcgcgcgcgcctgaAACAGCTCGCGAGCGCGCCCGACGAGCAGGTGTACCTCctgctgctggagcgcgcatGGGGCGCGGTGCTGAAGGATGCACACGTGCGtggcgcgctcgatgcatCGACCTTTCCGAGCATGACGGAGCTCGATctcgtgcgcgagattgcGTACCTGCGTGCGCATGTCCAGAAAGAGACGCTGATGGCGGAGCATGCCGCGGAGGCCAAGCGCACGATGCTGCCCTATGTGGTCTCGCCGGCgtatgcggcgcgctggcagcCGATGctgaagcgcgcgtcgcttgcgcttcccaACGAGACGCTGCCGATGGTGCATCGACTGCAcatgcagcgtgcacaTGCATTTAGCACATCCATGTACGCCTTTGCCCACGACAGAgacaagcgcgcggtggGAGCACGCGCCGGCGTGTACGACGCCGCGGTCAAGATGCTTGCAGAGACCGGCAATGCTGCGTGGCGCACATGCCTTGACGAAGATCTGCTTGAGGCGGGATTGGCGCGGATGCTGGCGCAGAAAATGGTGCGCtttgtcgagcgcggcgagcggcgtgccCTTGCGTTTACCGACGAGTTCCTGCGGCtgctccatgcgccgctttcgcAGACACAGGCCGCGGCtgccgcggcggtgcatgcgctgccgctgcatgCACATCCCGCGGCGTCCGAGGGCGAGACGGCGGCGTGGATCCAGCTGCTTGCAGACGGCGCGGTACGTCCGACGCTCGATACTGCACCGCtcggtgcactgcgccagcgctcgcagctcaatgcacgcacgctggACGATGTCGAGACAGAGTGCTCGGTCGCGCTGGCGCGTACCAAGGCACTGCCGGCGCCTGTGGCGTGCAATGCACCCTGTGTGTGGCCCACGGggcgcctcgcgcacggtttgctgcgctcggcgctcgagcgtgccggGCCAGACGGTCTTCCTGTAGCACAGttggcgccgagcatgcacgatgcggcacgcaatgcgctcgaggcacACGAGGTGCTTGTTACGGGCTACGATACCTcgcgcctcgtccttgccgagcacgccgaggcATGGGCGGTcccgctgctcgagcacggccaCACCTTTCCGCGTACTTGGCGCGATGTGCATGGCAATGTGAACGAGCATGTATGGCGGCAGAGGCTTGCATTGGTGCTTGCATGGGTCACTGCGCGCCCGGGACTTTCGTTTGCGCACCTGCTGGTGCAGCTGGGCGGCTCAGTGGATCGTGCAGAGCTATGGGAGCTGAtgtgcgcaagtgcagaGACTGGGCGGATTACAGTGCGGCCATACGGCGGAGACTACCGGCTCTGCAGCGATGCGGAGATTGCGCTGGATGTGGGCGATGGTGCGTACTGGTTCCAGGATGCAGAGAGTGTGTAG
- the PAN3 gene encoding PAB-dependent poly(A)-specific ribonuclease subunit 3 (BUSCO:EOG09261Q5L; EggNog:ENOG503NWS9; COG:A), with amino-acid sequence MSGHASHHGPGADHAHGPHMDDLDRNRGTSLSNVLSSTNAKLATISFQPRSAPLGPSSAATDPVWEPSMSSRLAEAPVFVPRSASTLPDEPSVLSPPPAALSSAEFDAPIARDEERTQAVRHPLQYHLYAPPFPHVSNFHPAHLAAMTFFMDPALQETLQRKQEALHAAAVPPELGGPEKLPDALHVYHSLVPLEPGDGMLPPGLSNPRFAGPSTTHGLTGASGDPSRVFGYRTATYKATCVLDGKCYLLRRLEGFQLQHDAAIATVERWRKIRHPSIVAVREAFTTRAFGDASIVFVYDYHPLATTLYMEHMTVKPLQPDQRTGRLQPVSMHVPERVVWSYACQLGALLRVVHGAGLAARSIEPSKVLRTAQHRIRLAGCAIFDVVLYQPKPPPDTLLQYQREDFVALGKLLLCVACNSVAAAHTPDASFETLSKRKYSSALETMLARLMQTNAHEPFTADTLIQFLAPYMADEFAGALNLGDLLEASLMRELENGRLVRLLCKLNVLGERHEYEQDAAWSETGDRYVLMLFHDMVFHTVDENGRATPDLSHILTQLNKLDAGIDERIMLTSRDELTCLVVTYAEVKRCMEAAYRALTDA; translated from the coding sequence TTTCAGCcgcggagcgcgccgttgggtcccagcagcgcagcgacggaCCCTGTATGGGAGCCTTCAATGTCGTCGCGGCTTGCCGAGGCCCCCGTATTCGTTCCGCGAAGTGCCTCTACGCTTCCCGACGAGCCCTCGGTGCTTTCTCCGCcgcccgcggcgctgtcGTCTGCCGAGTTCGACGCGCcgattgcgcgcgacgaagagcgcacgcaagccGTGCGTCACCCGCTGCAGTACCACCTgtatgcgccgccgtttcCGCATGTCAGCAACTTTCATCCCGCGCACCTCGCAGCCATGACCTTTTTTATGGacccagcgctgcaagagacgctgcagcgcaagcaggaagcgctgcacgctgccgCAGTCCCGCCCGAATTGGGCGGCCCCGAGAAGCTGcccgatgcgctgcacgtcTACCACAGTCTTGTTCCGCTTGAGCCGGGGGATGGCATGCTGCCGCCCGGTCTTTCTAATCCGCGCTTCGCAGGGCCGAGCACCACGCACGGACTCACGGGCGCATCCGGGGATCCCAGCCGGGTGTTTGGGTACAGAACGGCAACGTACAAGGCTACGTGTGTGCTCGATGGAAAATGCTACCTCCTCCGCCGGCTCGAGGGGTtccagctgcagcacgatGCGGCGATCGCAACGGTCGAGCGCTGGCGCAAGATCCGGCACCCAAGCATCGTCGCAGTGCGCGAGGCATTCACGACACGCGCATTTGGAGACGCGTCCATTGTTTTTGTGTACGATTACCACCCACTCGCAACGACGCTCTACATGGAACACATGACTGTCAAGCCGCTCCAGCCCGACCAGCGCACGGGGCGGCTCCAGCCCGTCTCGATGCACGTTCCCGAGCGTGTCGTGTGGAGCTATGCGTGCCAGCTTGgcgctcttttgcgcgtcgtccacggcgctggactTGCCGCGCGGAGTATCGAGCCGAGCaaagtgctgcgcaccgcacagCATCGTATCCGGCTTGCAGGGTGCGCCATCTTTGACGTGGTGCTCTACCAGCCGAAGCCGCCCCCAGACACACTCTTGCAGTACCAGCGCGAGGAtttcgtcgcgctcggcaagctttTGCTGTGTGTTGCGTGCAACTCGGTGGCTGCTGCGCATACCCCCGACGCAAGCTTCGAGACGCTGAGCAAGAGGAAATAcagctcggcgctggagacGATGCTGGCGCGGCTGATGCAGACAAATGCACACGAGCCATTTACTGCAGACACCTTGATCCAGTTCCTTGCGCCGTACATGGCCGACGAGTtcgccggcgcgctgaaCTTGGGCGACCTGCTTGAGGCGTCGCTcatgcgcgagctcgagaaTGGACGGCTCGTGCGCCTGCTGTGCAAGCTGAACGTGCTTGGCGAACGGCACGAGTACGAGCAGGATGCAGCGTGGTCCGAGACGGGCGACCGATACGTGCTCATGCTGTTCCACGATATGGTGTTCCACACGGTCGACGAAAACGGGCGTGCAACACCCGACCTGAGCCATATCCTGACGCAGCTGAATAAGCTCGACGCGGGCATCGACGAGCGGATCATGCTGACGAGCCGCGACGAGCTTACTTGCCTTGTCGTGACGTACGCAGAGGTAAAGCGATGCATGGAGGCTGCGTACCGCGCGCTGACCGACGCATAG